One Panicum virgatum strain AP13 chromosome 9K, P.virgatum_v5, whole genome shotgun sequence genomic region harbors:
- the LOC120651139 gene encoding subtilisin-like protease SBT1.8 produces MELALPLLLVLASLSLANAGGGNTTTYIVFMDPARMPAVHASPARWHAAHLESLSIDPARHLLYSYSAAAHGFAAELLPDHLTMLRGTPEVLQVVPDEVFQLHTTRSPEFLGLLTPAYQPAIGNLEAATHDVVIGVLDTGVWPESSSFAGGSLPPPPARWKGVCEAGVDFPPSACGRKLVGARSFSRGLRAANGGAIGVGKTTFRSARDRDGHGTHTASTAAGAVVANASLLGYATGTARGMAPGARVAAYKVCWPEGCLGSDILAGIDAAVTDGVGVLSLSLGGGAAPYFRDTVAVGAFGAAAAGVFVSCSAGNSGPSGATVSNSAPWVATVGAGTLDRDFPAYVTLPTGARLAGVSLYAGSSPSAHPAMLPLVYGSGRDNASKLCLSGTLDPAAVRGKIVLCDRGVNARVEKGAVVKAAGGAGMVLANTAASGEELVADSHLLPAVAVGRSVGDKIREYAARGGGGRPMAMLSFGGTVLGVRPSPVVAAFSSRGPNTVVPEILKPDMIGPGVNILAAWSGVAGPTGLAKDGRRTNFNIISGTSMSCPHISGVAALLKAAHPNWSPAAIKSALMTTAYTVDNTNSSLRDAADGSLANAFAYGAGHVDPRKALSPGLVYDISTNDYVAFLCSMDYSAPHIQVITKMSNFSCPKKFRPGDLNYPSFLVVFKQKSKRILRFRRELTNVGPVTSVYNVKIISPESVSVTVTPTKLTFKKVGQKQRYYVTFTSKAGQGQAKPDFGWISWVNDEHVVRSPVAYTWKM; encoded by the exons ATGGAGCTcgctctccccctcctcctcgtccttgcAAGCCTCTCGCTTGCcaatgccggcggcggcaacacGACGACCTACATCGTGTTCATGGACCCGGCGCGGATGCCGGCCGTGCACGCGTCCCCGGCGCGCTGGCACGCGGCGCACCTCGAGTCACTGTCCATCGACCCGGCGCGCCACCTGCTCTACTCCTACTCCGCCGCGGCCCACGGATTCGCGGCGGAGCTGCTCCCGGACCACCTTACCATGCTCCGCGGCACCCCCGAGGTGCTCCAGGTCGTCCCCGACGAGGTGTTCCAGCTCCACACCACGCGCTCCCCGGAGTTCTTGGGCCTGTTAACGCCGGCGTACCAGCCGGCCATCGGCAATCTGGAGGCGGCCACGCACGACGTCGTCATAGGCGTCCTGGACACCGGCGTCTGGCCGGAGTCGTCGAGCTTCGCGGGCGGCAgcctgccgccaccgcccgcgcggtggaagggggtgtgcgaggccGGCGTCGATTTCCCGCCGAGCGCCTGCGGGAGGAAGCTGGTGGGCGCGCGCAGCTTCTCCCGCGGGCTCCGcgcggcgaacggcggcgcCATAGGCGTGGGGAAGACGACGTTCAGGTCGGCGCGCGACAGGGACGGGCACGGGACGCAcacggcgagcacagcggcgggcgcggtggtggcgaaCGCGAGCCTGCTCGGGTACGCCACGGGGACGGCGCGTGGGATGGCGCCCGGGGCGCGCGTCGCCGCGTACAAGGTGTGCTGGCCGGAGGGGTGCCTCGGCTCCGACATCCTCGCTGGCATTGACGCCGCCGTTACCGACGGGGTGGGCGTGCTGTCGCtgtccctcggcggcggcgcggcgccgtacTTCCGGGACACCGTGGCGGTCGGCGCcttcggtgcggcggcggccggcgtttTCGTGTCCTGCTCCGCCGGGAACTCCGGCCCATCTGGCGCCACCGTCTCCAACTCCGCGCCGTGGGTCGCCACCGTCGGCGCCGGCACGCTGGACCGCGATTTCCCGGCCTACGTCACGCTCCCCACCGGCGCACGCCTCGCCGGCGTGTCCCTCTACGCGGGGTCCTCCCCCTCTGCCCACCCCGCCATGCTCCCCCTCGTCTACGGCAGCGGGCGCGACAACGCGAGCAAGCTCTGCCTCTCGGGGACGCTCGACCCGGCCGCGGTGCGCGGCAAGATCGTGCTCTGCGACCGTGGCGTCAACGCGCGCGTGGAGAAGGGTGCCGTCGTcaaggccgccggcggggccggGATGGTGCTGGCCAACACGGCGGCCAGCGGCGAGGAGCTCGTGGCGGACAGCCACCTGCTCCCGGCCGTGGCGGTTGGGCGGTCGGTCGGCGACAAGATACGGGAGtacgcggcgcgcggcggcggcggcaggccgaTGGCAATGCTGAGCTTCGGCGGCACGGTTCTTGGCGTCCGGCCGTCGCCCGTCGTGGCGGCGTTCAGCTCTCGCGGCCCCAACACCGTCGTGCCGGAGATCCTCAAGCCGGACATGATTGGCCCCGGGGTGAACATCCTGGCCGCGTGGTCCGGCGTAGCGGGGCCGACCGGGCTCGCCAAGGACGGCCGCCGGACCAACTTCAATATCatctccg GAACATCGATGTCCTGCCCTCACATCAGTGGAGTTGCTGCGCTACTGAAGGCCGCCCACCCTAACTGGAGCCCTGCTGCCATCAAGTCCGCACTCATGACCACTGCATACACCGTTGACAACACAAACTCCTCTCTGCGGGATGCAGCAGACGGGTCACTTGCAAACGCATTTGCTTATGGCGCTGGCCATGTTGACCCACGGAAGGCACTTTCTCCAGGCCTTGTGTATGATATCTCCACCAATGACTATGTTgccttcctctgctccatggACTACAGCGCCCCACACATCCAAGTGATCACCAAGATGTCCAACTTCTCCTGTCCGAAGAAATTCCGCCCTGGTGATCTCAACTACCCGTCATTCTTGGTGGTGTTCAAGCAGAAATCAAAGCGGATCCTGAGGTTCAGAAGGGAGCTAACCAACGTTGGCCCAGTAACGTCCGTCTACAATGTGAAGATCATCAGCCCTGAATCTGTTAGTGTCACGGTGACACCGACTAAACTGACGTTCAAGAAGGTCGGGCAGAAGCAGAGATACTATGTCACATTCACGTCGAAGGCTGGTCAAGGCCAAGCAAAACCGGATTTCGGGTGGATATCCTGGGTGAACGATGAGCACGTTGTTCGCAGCCCGGTTGCCTATACATGGAAGATGTGA
- the LOC120651142 gene encoding GDSL esterase/lipase At2g27360-like isoform X2: MGINDYFLSLFSNHTVDETASLVPHVVGAIRSALLATLAAGARTVVATGMPPLGCAPYMLALFPGDYDRVTGCDTRLNALAELHNGELKRTLDELRRAHPGRSLLYGDVYCTIRAAVTSPAKFGFGDAPLAACCRGGGGPYNFKFTTFCGAPGSTACADPSKSISWDGIHFTEAANRPQC; this comes from the exons ATGGGGATCAACGACTacttcctctccctcttcaGCAACCACACCGTCGACGAGACGGCAAGCTTGGTGCCGCACGTCGTCGGCGCCATCCGCTCAGCCCTCCTC gccacgctcgccgccggcgcgaggACGGTGGTGGCCACGGGGATGCCGCCGCTCGGCTGCGCGCCGTACATGCTCGCTCTGTTCCCGGGCGACTACGACCGCGTCACCGGCTGCGACACGCGGCTCAACGCGCTCGCCGAGCTGCACAACGGCGAGCTGAAGCGGACGCTCGACGAGCTCCGGCGCGCCCACCCGGGCAGGTCCCTCCTCTACGGCGACGTCTACTGCACCATCAGGGCCGCCGTCACCTCGCCTGCCAAATTCG GTTTTGGCGACGCGCCGTTGGCCGCGtgctgccgtggcggcggcggcccgtacAACTTCAAGTTCACGACGTTCTGTGGCGCGCCGGGGTCGACGGCGTGCGCCGACCCGTCCAAGTCCATCTCGTGGGACGGGATCCACTTCACCGAGGCGGCCAACAGGCCGCAATGCTGA
- the LOC120651142 gene encoding GDSL esterase/lipase At2g27360-like isoform X1 has translation MILTRLSEATAQLSITASSVFFVGEMGINDYFLSLFSNHTVDETASLVPHVVGAIRSALLATLAAGARTVVATGMPPLGCAPYMLALFPGDYDRVTGCDTRLNALAELHNGELKRTLDELRRAHPGRSLLYGDVYCTIRAAVTSPAKFGFGDAPLAACCRGGGGPYNFKFTTFCGAPGSTACADPSKSISWDGIHFTEAANRPQC, from the exons ATGATCCTAACCCGTTTAAGCGAAGCTACAGCGCAACTCAGTATCACAGCGAGCTCGGTCTTCTTCGTCGGGGAGATGGGGATCAACGACTacttcctctccctcttcaGCAACCACACCGTCGACGAGACGGCAAGCTTGGTGCCGCACGTCGTCGGCGCCATCCGCTCAGCCCTCCTC gccacgctcgccgccggcgcgaggACGGTGGTGGCCACGGGGATGCCGCCGCTCGGCTGCGCGCCGTACATGCTCGCTCTGTTCCCGGGCGACTACGACCGCGTCACCGGCTGCGACACGCGGCTCAACGCGCTCGCCGAGCTGCACAACGGCGAGCTGAAGCGGACGCTCGACGAGCTCCGGCGCGCCCACCCGGGCAGGTCCCTCCTCTACGGCGACGTCTACTGCACCATCAGGGCCGCCGTCACCTCGCCTGCCAAATTCG GTTTTGGCGACGCGCCGTTGGCCGCGtgctgccgtggcggcggcggcccgtacAACTTCAAGTTCACGACGTTCTGTGGCGCGCCGGGGTCGACGGCGTGCGCCGACCCGTCCAAGTCCATCTCGTGGGACGGGATCCACTTCACCGAGGCGGCCAACAGGCCGCAATGCTGA
- the LOC120651143 gene encoding GDSL esterase/lipase At5g45910-like, whose product MAQFQRLLVGLILAAVLLLVAEAAGDPDASGCRGLTRGRYSRIFAFGNSLTDTGNAAIYPPTAGGTFTELPYGQTYFGRPSGRASDGRIITDFLGNQPQSDLSVDQTNKLL is encoded by the coding sequence ATGGCGCAGTTTCAACGCCTCCTCGTGGGTctcatcctcgccgccgtgctcctcctCGTCGCGGAGGCCGCTGGTGATCCGGACGCCAGCGGCTGCCGCGGCCTGACCCGCGGCCGCTACTCCCGCATCTTTGCATTCGGCAACTCCCTGACGGACACCGGCAACGCCGCCATCTACCCGCCCACCGCCGGGGGGACCTTCACCGAGCTGCCGTACGGGCAGACCTACTTCGGCCGTCCCAGCGGCCGGGCCTCCGACGGCCGGATCATCACCGACTTCCTCGGTAATCAACCGCAATCTGACCTCAGCGTTGATCAGACAAATAAATTGTTGTGA
- the LOC120651140 gene encoding shewanella-like protein phosphatase 1 — MDMDSLAAQFYSGSSPQLPASSLACYPPSLLPFVARSSSLQTAGLVRPSSASSGAMAALSLRLGFVAPPYPRTSSGRFAPSCRAVASGGGGGPPRPITVAGDPPTVVSAPGRRIVAIGDAHGDLSQTRAALVLAGVLSAESDGHVWTGGRTVLVQVGDILDRGEDEIAILSLLSSLSVQAKSQGGAVFQVNGNHETMNVEGDFRYVYPGGFDECIRFLEYLDECDENWDDAFLNWVNVTERRKKEYRASRRSWNFVKNQKGFAARSSLFKRGGPLACELARHPVVLKINDWIFCHGGLLPHHVEYGIERMNIEVSTWMKSSGEDSDHETDIPFIATRGYDSVVWSRMYSQDSAERTRRALLLSSIIAEETLKSVGAKGMVVGHTPQIRGVNCKCDGKVWCIDVGMSYGVLYSRPEVLEIVNDRPRVLKKRRDSYDEMEVLDYL, encoded by the exons ATGGACATGGACTCCCTCGCCGCTCAATTTTACAGCGGCAGCTCGCCGCAGCTGCCCGCCTCTAGCCTCGCTTGCTACCCTCCCTCCCTACTCCCCTTCGTAGCTCGTAGCTCCTCTCTACAAACGGCCGGCCTAGTACGACCTTCTTCAGCTAGCTCGGGTGCCATGGCCGCTCTTTCGCTCAGGCTGGGGTTCGTGGCCCCGCCGTATCCTAGGACCAGCAGCGGCAGGTTCGCCCCGTCCTgccgcgccgtcgccagcggcggcggcggaggacccCCGCGCCCCAtcaccgtcgccggcgacccgcCCACGGTCGTGTCGGCGCCCGGCCGCCGCATTGTCGCCA TTGGCGACGCCCACGGCGATCTCTCCCAGACGCGAGCCGCGCTGGTGTTGGCCGGCGTCCTCAGCGCGGAATCAGATGGCCATGTGTGGACAGGCGGGCGCACG GTACTTGTTCAAGTTGGGGACATCCTTGATCGTGGTGAAGATGAAATTGCCATACTCTCCCTATTGAGCTCACTGAGCGTGCAAGCCAAATCTCAAGGTGGCGCTGTGTTTCAG GTTAATGGGAACCATGAAACCATGAACGTGGAAGGTGATTTCCGATACGTCTATCCCGGAGGCTTTGATGAATGCATACGCTTCCTtgagtacctggatgagtgtgATGAGAACTGGGATGACGCCTTTCTCAACTGGGTTAACGTCActgaaaggaggaagaaagaatACAGAGCTTCGCGGCGTTCTTGGAACTTTGTCAAG AACCAGAAAGGGTTTGCTGCAAGATCATCACTTTTCAAGCGAGGTGGCCCGCTAGCTTGTGAATTGGCACGGCATCCTGTTGTCCTTAAGATCAATGACTGGATATTTTGTCACGGTGGCCTTCTTCCTCATCATG TTGAATACGGGATTGAGCGTATGAACATAGAAGTGTCAACGTGGATGAAAAGTTCAGGTGAAGACAGCGATCATGAGACCGACATCCCCTTCATAGCTACTAGAGGTTATGACAGTGTGGTATGGAGCAGAATGTATTCGCAAGACTCTGCCGAAAGGACACGCCGTGCTTTGCTG CTATCTTCCATCATTGCTGAGGAAACACTGAAATCTGTGGGAGCAAAGGGGATGGTGGTTGGGCATACTCCTCAGATCCGTGGGGTGAATTG CAAATGCGACGGCAAAGTTTGGTGCATTGATGTGGGCATGTCGTATGGTGTTCTCTACTCAAGACCAGAG GTCCTAGAAATAGTCAATGATAGACCAAGGGTTTTGAAGAAGCGGAGGGACTCATATGACGAGATGGAAGTGCTGGACTATTTATAA